A region from the Ptychodera flava strain L36383 chromosome 10, AS_Pfla_20210202, whole genome shotgun sequence genome encodes:
- the LOC139142439 gene encoding BMP-binding endothelial regulator protein-like isoform X1 yields the protein MKMGVLVLSLFVVAFAMVGKTKASIGGVEITVSNEECLMKMGFKRSDDRIRVNIHYVINGTNVNVTGVATMESGEGTKTVEYKPSLPVEMALTVTFTIYTKGGPLRESHQITLPKCGNLTHDPHITTFDGRRYTYQGLCWHTLVKDCSGNTPRFEVLGKFEPRDPIDREVRSRTTDLTVIIGGQVIEMDRNNDVKVSGRKMPPEFELLEGDLHIAVDNTKEHYTALNIKDTFEFSWNGAEHAFDAAIERDNQVRLCGLLGDADGDPTNDLIMRSGAITKNVDEFGESWKVDNLRCD from the exons gTTGGGAAGACAAAAGCAAGCATTGGAG GTGTGGAGATAACGGTTTCAAATGAAGAATGTCTGATGAAAATGGGATTCAAACGGTCTGATGATAGAATCCGTGTAAACATACACTACGTCATAAACGGAACCAACGTTAACGTCACAGGCGTGGCGACGATGGAAAGTGGGGAAGGAACCAAAACTGTCGAATATAAACCCTCCCTACCAGTCGAGATGGCGCTTACTGTAACGTTCACAATATATACTAAAGGTGGCCCTTTACGCGAATCACATCAAATAA CCTTGCCAAAGTGCGGTAATTTAACCCATGATCCACACATCACGACTTTCGACGGACGCCGCTACACCTACCAAGGGCTCTGCTGGCATACCCTTGTGAAGGACTGCTCGGGCAACACACCTCGTTTTGAAGTTTTGGGAAAGTTTGAACCACGTGACCCAATCGATCGAGAGGTCAGGAGCAGGACAACCGACTTGACTGTCATCATTGGTGGACAGGTCATCGAAATGGACAGGAACAATGATGTGAAG GTAAGTGGACGAAAAATGCCACCAGAATTTGAACTTTTAGAAGGGGATCTGCATATTGCTGTGGACAACACCAAAGAGCACTACACCGCCCTCAACATCAAGGACACCTTTGAATTCTCGTGGAATGGAGCGGAACACGCCTTCGATGCTGCCATTGAAAGAGACAATCAGGTACGGCTTTGTGGTCTCCTTGGTGATGCCGATGGTGACCCAACCAACGACCTGATCATGAGAAGTGGGGCCATTACCAAGAATGTCGATGAATTCGGCGAAAGCTGGAAAGTTGATAACTTAAG gTGCGACTAA
- the LOC139142439 gene encoding BMP-binding endothelial regulator protein-like isoform X2 — protein MKMGVFILSLFVVAFAMVGKTKASIGGVEITVSNEECLMKMGFKRSDDRIRVNIHYVINGTNVNVTGVATMESGEGTKTVEYKPSLPVEMALTVTFTIYTKGGPLRESHQITLPKCGNLTHDPHITTFDGRRYTYQGLCWHTLVKDCSGNTPRFEVLGKFEPRDPIDREVRSRTTDLTVIIGGQVIEMDRNNDVKVSGRKMPPEFELLEGDLHIAVDNTKEHYTALNIKDTFEFSWNGAEHAFDAAIERDNQVRLCGLLGDADGDPTNDLIMRSGAITKNVDEFGESWKVDNLRCD, from the exons gTTGGGAAGACAAAAGCAAGCATTGGAG GTGTGGAGATAACGGTTTCAAATGAAGAATGTCTGATGAAAATGGGATTCAAACGGTCTGATGATAGAATCCGTGTAAACATACACTACGTCATAAACGGAACCAACGTTAACGTCACAGGCGTGGCGACGATGGAAAGTGGGGAAGGAACCAAAACTGTCGAATATAAACCCTCCCTACCAGTCGAGATGGCGCTTACTGTAACGTTCACAATATATACTAAAGGTGGCCCTTTACGCGAATCACATCAAATAA CCTTGCCAAAGTGCGGTAATTTAACCCATGATCCACACATCACGACTTTCGACGGACGCCGCTACACCTACCAAGGGCTCTGCTGGCATACCCTTGTGAAGGACTGCTCGGGCAACACACCTCGTTTTGAAGTTTTGGGAAAGTTTGAACCACGTGACCCAATCGATCGAGAGGTCAGGAGCAGGACAACCGACTTGACTGTCATCATTGGTGGACAGGTCATCGAAATGGACAGGAACAATGATGTGAAG GTAAGTGGACGAAAAATGCCACCAGAATTTGAACTTTTAGAAGGGGATCTGCATATTGCTGTGGACAACACCAAAGAGCACTACACCGCCCTCAACATCAAGGACACCTTTGAATTCTCGTGGAATGGAGCGGAACACGCCTTCGATGCTGCCATTGAAAGAGACAATCAGGTACGGCTTTGTGGTCTCCTTGGTGATGCCGATGGTGACCCAACCAACGACCTGATCATGAGAAGTGGGGCCATTACCAAGAATGTCGATGAATTCGGCGAAAGCTGGAAAGTTGATAACTTAAG gTGCGACTAA